A genomic region of Zalophus californianus isolate mZalCal1 chromosome 11, mZalCal1.pri.v2, whole genome shotgun sequence contains the following coding sequences:
- the LOC113913547 gene encoding olfactory receptor 1009-like, whose amino-acid sequence MTLGQNHTTVTRFILLGLTDQANQKHLLFGVFLLIYAVTLVGNLGMVDPIRTSSALHTPMYFLLSVLSFLDICNSSVFTPRLLTSFLTADQSISFAGCVVQMAFMVLRGTGECLLSAIMAYDRFVAICYPLLYHTIMSKRLCIQLVVGTYAVGVSISAVQTGNAFILPYCGPNIIDHFFCDIPPVLQLACSDTTVANISLLFFSALVTVPTVSAILVSYTYILITICSMRSLEVQRKAFSTCTSHLTALSLFYGSVFFVYVQPNPENASVYNKTLSVFYTIVIPMLNPLVYSLRNKDVKAAVQIRVLNLSRKGIC is encoded by the coding sequence ATGACATTGGGACAGAATCACACCACGGTGACGAGATTCATCCTGCTGGGCCTCACAGACCAGGCCAACCAAAAACATCTCCTCTTTGGCGTCTTCCTGTTGATCTACGCTGTGACACTGGTGGGCAACCTGGGCATGGTAGACCCGATCCGTACCAGCTCCgccctccacacccccatgtacttcctCCTGAGCGTGCTCTCCTTCCTAGACATCTGCAATTCCTCGGTGTTCACCCCCAGGCTGCTGACCAGCTTCCTCACTGCGGACCAGTCCATCTCGTTTGCAGGCTGTGTGGTCCAGATGGCCTTCATGGTCCTCCGTGGCACAGGTGAGTGCCTGCTCTCGGCCATCATGGCCTATGACCGATTTGTGGCCATCTGCTACCCTCTCCTCTACCACACCATCATGTCCAAGCGCTTGTGCATCCAGCTGGTGGTGGGCACCTATGCTGTGGGGGTGTCCATTTCAGCTGTGCAGACAGGGAATGCCTTCATCTTGCCCTACTGTGGTCCCAACATCATTGATCACTTCTTCTGTGACATCCCCCCTGTGCTCCAACTGGCCTGCTCAGACACCACTGTAGCCAACATCAGCCTGCTCTTCTTTTCTGCCTTGGTTACTGTCCCCACGGTGTCAGCCATCTTGGTCTCTTACACCTACATCCTGATCACTATCTGTAGTATGAGGTCCCTGGAGGTCCAGCGCAAAGCTTTCTCCACTTGCACCTCCCACCTCactgccctctccctcttctaTGGGTCTGTGTTCTTTGTATATGTCCAACCCAACCCAGAAAATGCTTCAGTCTATAACAAGACCCTCTCTGTGTTCTACACCATTGTGATCCCTATGCTGAACCCCCTGGTCTACAGCCTAAGGAATAAAGATGTCAAGGCTGCTGTACAAATTAGGGTTCTTAActtaagcagaaaaggaatttgtTAG